The genomic window CACCCGTCGCGGACTGGACTGCCACGCCCTGCGCCTGCTCACCGCGCAGGTGCTGGCGGTGGCCTGCTTCCTGCTGTTCCCGCTGCGCTTCAGCTTCGAGCGGCCGATGCTCGACGGCTTCTTCGGCCTGCTGTTCGACCTGCTGATGGGCTTCGACAAGCCGTTCAACCAGGCGCCGTCGCTGCACATCGCCCTGCTGGTGATCCTCTGGGTCGCCTACGGGCGCTACGCCAGCGGCGCCTGGCGCTGGCTGCTGCATGGCTGGTTCGCGCTGATCGGCGTGTCGGTGCTGACCACCTGGCAGCATCACTTCATCGACGTGCCCACCGGCGCGCTGCTGGGCTTCTTCTGCGTCTGGCTATGGCCGCGGGAAGTCCGCTCGCCGCTGCAGGCCTGGCGCCTGAGCGACGATCCGCAGCGGCGGCGACTGGCCGGGCTGTATGGCGCGGGGGCGCTGCTGTGCCTGCTGCTGGCCCTGGGCGGCACCGGCCCGTGGCTCTGGCTGTGCTGGCCGGCGGTGTCGCTGGCGCTGGTTGCGCTGTGCTACCTGGGCATCGGCCCGGTGGGCTTCCAGAAACGCCTGGATGGGCGACACTCCACGGCCGTCGCCTGGCTGCTTGCGCCGTACTGGCTCGTGGCCTGGCTCAACGCGCGCTGGTGGACCCGCCGCCATCCGCAGCCGGACGAAGTGCTGCCCGGGCTCTGGCTGGGGCGCCTGCCGGACTGGCGCCGGCCGCAGCATGCGCCGAGCCTGGCGATCCTCGACCTGTGCGCCGAGCTGCCCTGTACCGCGCTGACGCGCCGCTACGACTGCCTGCCGCTGCTCGACCTGGTGGCGCCCAGCGTCGAGCAGTGCCGCCAGGGCGCCGAGCGGATCCGCCAGTTGCATGCCGAGGGGCCGCTGCTGGTGTGCTGCGCGCTGGGCTACTCGCGCAGCGCCACGCTGGTGGCGGCCTGGCTGCTGAGCGCCGGCCACGCAACAACCGTCGAGGACGCGCTGGCGCAGATCCGCCGGGCGCGCCCGCAGGTGGTGCTCAAGGCCGAACACCTGGCGGTGCTGGCGCAGATCG from Pseudomonas sp. GCEP-101 includes these protein-coding regions:
- a CDS encoding phosphatase PAP2/dual specificity phosphatase family protein gives rise to the protein MPARDPGVLRRAVIWLLCLGPFFFLSYGFANWVAGQRASVGVLVFDWEHGMPLWPWTIIPYWSIDLLYGLSFLLPRTRRGLDCHALRLLTAQVLAVACFLLFPLRFSFERPMLDGFFGLLFDLLMGFDKPFNQAPSLHIALLVILWVAYGRYASGAWRWLLHGWFALIGVSVLTTWQHHFIDVPTGALLGFFCVWLWPREVRSPLQAWRLSDDPQRRRLAGLYGAGALLCLLLALGGTGPWLWLCWPAVSLALVALCYLGIGPVGFQKRLDGRHSTAVAWLLAPYWLVAWLNARWWTRRHPQPDEVLPGLWLGRLPDWRRPQHAPSLAILDLCAELPCTALTRRYDCLPLLDLVAPSVEQCRQGAERIRQLHAEGPLLVCCALGYSRSATLVAAWLLSAGHATTVEDALAQIRRARPQVVLKAEHLAVLAQIAGQPHIPEEVSHVG